CGGGAATTGGGTCATTTCTTTGACAGTAGATTCTTGAAGTAATTGACCTTCAGCGTATTTACCACCATTTAACAAGCATTGGGCTAATTGATTAAAATCTTGGGCTGTTGAATACAAGCCGCCTCCACCAGATAAGAATTGAGGCTCTACAGTATTAACATCATACACAAAGGGCAATGTTAAATAGTCAGTCACATCTGTCTCGAGCGCTTTTCTATCAAATGTATCAACATATTGGAACTCAGGATGGCGCCTAGTAATCGCACTTATTCGGTCTAATTTTTTCTCAGGAACGAAAAATCCTGTATCAGACATACCTAACGGTTGAAAAATGTGTTCTTCAAAAAACTGACTTAATGTTTGATCAGTGACAACTTCAATGACTCCACCTAGAATATCTGCTGAGATACCATAGCTCCACTCTGTTCCTGCTTCGAATTCCCCAGGAACAGCTGCTACCAAATTCATGAGTTCTTTGGTTGAATATCTTGTGCCATTCCTCATTTTCAACACTATTTCTTGTTCAAATTCTTTCATTCTAATCGCGCTTTGTGAATCTTCTCCAGGATAAGGCATACCAGACGTCATATTCAATAAATCTTTGATTGTAATCTTTCTACCAAGAGCTAACTTTCCATTCTTATTGTAAAAAACATGGTTTTCAAATGCAGGTAAATAGTCTGCTAAACAATCTGTTATCTGCAATCTCCCTTCCTCAATGAGCTTGTAAATAGCTACAGCTGTTACCACCTTGGTCATAGAATAAATCCGATAGATACTATCTCGTTTATCTTGTCCGAAACCGGCATTTAGAACCGTTTCCCCATCTTTTACAATATGAATGGCTGCGCCTGCAATAACCTGATTATCAACTGCATCTTGAATCTGTCGTTGAACAATTTCCCATTTTGTCATCTATAAGACTCCTTTTGTAAACGTTTTTATACTCTTATTGTAAGCGTTTATCATGTTGAATGCAGGACATTTTTATAGGAAAATTGGGCGCACAGTCCGATATCTGTATTCAAAATTACAAAAAATCACCTTATCTCGAAGAAAAGATGATTGAATTTTATATTAATCACGATAAATTGAATTCCCCTTATTTAGCCATGAATAGACAAGGCCAATAAGTAATCCACCACCAACATAGTTTCCTAAAAATGCGAAAAAGAAATTGGATACAACTTTTATAGCCGTCATTCCATCAATTGCCCCACCATTTATAAAAAACGCCAATGAGAAAGAGGCAAAATTCGCAATGAGATGTTCAAAGCCTAAAAAAGCAAAAATATAGATGATAAAAATAGTGACCGGAACTCTACCTCC
The window above is part of the Streptococcus himalayensis genome. Proteins encoded here:
- a CDS encoding serine hydrolase domain-containing protein → MTKWEIVQRQIQDAVDNQVIAGAAIHIVKDGETVLNAGFGQDKRDSIYRIYSMTKVVTAVAIYKLIEEGRLQITDCLADYLPAFENHVFYNKNGKLALGRKITIKDLLNMTSGMPYPGEDSQSAIRMKEFEQEIVLKMRNGTRYSTKELMNLVAAVPGEFEAGTEWSYGISADILGGVIEVVTDQTLSQFFEEHIFQPLGMSDTGFFVPEKKLDRISAITRRHPEFQYVDTFDRKALETDVTDYLTLPFVYDVNTVEPQFLSGGGGLYSTAQDFNQLAQCLLNGGKYAEGQLLQESTVKEMTQFPSEDRNYSKVHAKAVGNGIPGYSYHNLLRILTHPDEAKVLGVGGNVGEFGWDGAGGNFVVIDPIDNISVVFMMQDLHAAEPILRRNMYRTIFQ